One genomic window of Nakamurella panacisegetis includes the following:
- the nirB gene encoding nitrite reductase large subunit NirB — translation MTATLPPRTGVQTRRLVVIGNGMAGARAVEEILERATPGQFSITMFGDEPYGNYNRIMLSHVLSGEESDTDIFLNTLKWYQDNDITLHAGCRATRIDRFAKLVHAVDAGGVPSVTPYDVLIIATGSSSFMPAMEGLTIGEEADSPRKPGVFAFRTIDDTRGMIEYAQHEHHRRAVVIGGGLLGLEAARGLQAYGLQVDVVHAGPHLMNAQVGPQAGEILRQSVEKLGIEVHLKARTTAILGEEKVEGIWLLEHPRIECDMVVVAAGIRPNVQLAVTSGFTVERAIVVDDQMRTVDDDDVYAVGECVQHRGEVYGLVAPLWEQAVVLADHLTGKDRLAAYHGSRTATKLKVAGVDVASMGLQGPEREGDEHLVFSEPKKGIYKSLVIRDEKLVGATVLGDTSKVAFLMQAFDRGLPLPAERLEMMFDLGTPTAQVGPADLDDDAQVCNCNGVTKAALVHAVEGGCKSVGAVMDKTRAGKGCGSCKSLVCQIVEWAAGDAVQVDPAAAWYVPGIPMDKPALMAAIREQELRSVSSVFAALAPDGAEDAKSKMGLASLLKMMWAEQYVDERDARFINDRVHANIQRDGTFSVVPQMRGGVTSPDQLRRIADVAEKYDVKLVKLTGGQRIDLLGVRKEDLPAVWADLDMPSGYAYAKSFRTVKTCVGSDFCRFGVGDSTALGIAIETKFQGLESPGKLKLAVSGCPRNCAESLCKDVGVVAIDGGRWEIYIGGAAGAHIRKGDLLATVDDPAVVMTLVGRFMQYYRQNAKWLERTYAFVPRIGLDRIRAIVVDDSDGIAADLDAGIEEAVAAYRDPWKEGGEPASAGQFRTSLPLEVLPRVPVR, via the coding sequence ATGACCGCGACCCTGCCGCCGCGGACGGGGGTGCAGACCCGACGACTGGTCGTCATCGGGAACGGGATGGCCGGCGCCCGGGCGGTCGAGGAGATCCTGGAGCGGGCAACGCCCGGACAGTTCTCGATCACGATGTTCGGCGACGAGCCGTACGGCAACTACAACCGGATCATGCTCTCGCACGTGCTCTCGGGCGAGGAGAGCGACACCGACATCTTCCTCAACACCCTGAAGTGGTACCAGGACAACGACATCACCCTGCACGCCGGTTGCCGGGCCACCCGGATCGACCGGTTCGCCAAGCTGGTCCACGCCGTCGACGCGGGCGGGGTGCCGTCGGTGACGCCCTACGACGTGCTGATCATCGCCACCGGCAGTTCCTCGTTCATGCCGGCCATGGAGGGCCTGACCATCGGGGAGGAGGCCGACAGCCCCCGCAAACCCGGGGTGTTCGCCTTCCGGACCATCGACGACACCCGCGGCATGATCGAGTACGCCCAGCACGAACACCACCGCAGGGCCGTGGTCATCGGCGGCGGTCTGCTCGGCCTCGAGGCGGCCCGCGGGTTGCAGGCCTACGGGCTCCAGGTGGACGTCGTGCACGCCGGTCCGCACCTGATGAACGCCCAGGTCGGCCCGCAGGCCGGGGAGATCCTCCGGCAGAGCGTGGAGAAGCTGGGCATCGAGGTGCACCTCAAGGCCAGGACGACCGCCATCCTGGGCGAGGAGAAGGTGGAAGGGATCTGGCTGCTCGAGCACCCGAGGATCGAGTGCGACATGGTGGTGGTCGCGGCCGGGATCCGGCCCAACGTGCAACTCGCGGTGACCAGCGGGTTCACCGTCGAGCGGGCGATCGTCGTCGACGACCAGATGCGCACGGTGGACGACGATGACGTCTACGCCGTCGGGGAATGCGTGCAGCACCGCGGCGAGGTCTACGGGCTGGTTGCGCCGCTCTGGGAGCAGGCGGTCGTGCTGGCCGATCACCTCACCGGCAAGGACCGGCTGGCCGCGTACCACGGTTCCCGCACCGCCACCAAGCTCAAGGTGGCCGGCGTCGACGTCGCGTCCATGGGCCTGCAGGGCCCGGAGCGGGAGGGCGACGAGCACCTGGTGTTCTCCGAACCGAAGAAGGGGATCTACAAGTCCCTGGTCATCCGGGACGAGAAGCTCGTCGGGGCAACGGTTCTGGGGGACACCTCCAAGGTCGCCTTCCTGATGCAGGCGTTCGACCGGGGTCTGCCGCTGCCGGCCGAGCGGCTGGAGATGATGTTCGACCTCGGTACCCCGACGGCGCAGGTCGGACCGGCCGACCTGGACGACGACGCCCAGGTCTGCAACTGCAACGGCGTGACCAAGGCCGCGTTGGTGCACGCCGTGGAGGGCGGCTGCAAGTCGGTCGGCGCGGTGATGGACAAGACCAGGGCCGGCAAGGGGTGCGGATCCTGCAAGTCGCTGGTCTGCCAGATCGTGGAGTGGGCGGCCGGCGACGCCGTGCAGGTCGACCCGGCGGCCGCCTGGTACGTACCGGGTATCCCGATGGACAAGCCGGCCCTGATGGCCGCGATCCGGGAGCAGGAGCTGCGGTCGGTCTCCTCGGTCTTCGCGGCGCTGGCCCCGGACGGGGCCGAGGACGCCAAGTCGAAGATGGGTCTGGCCTCGCTGCTGAAGATGATGTGGGCCGAGCAGTACGTCGACGAACGGGACGCGCGGTTCATCAACGACCGGGTGCACGCCAACATCCAGCGCGACGGCACGTTCTCGGTGGTGCCGCAGATGCGCGGCGGGGTGACCTCGCCGGACCAGTTGCGCCGGATCGCCGACGTCGCCGAGAAGTACGACGTCAAACTGGTGAAACTGACCGGGGGACAACGGATCGACCTGCTCGGCGTGCGCAAGGAGGATCTGCCGGCGGTGTGGGCGGACCTGGACATGCCGTCCGGGTACGCGTACGCCAAGAGCTTCCGGACGGTGAAGACGTGTGTCGGCAGCGACTTCTGCCGATTCGGGGTCGGTGATTCGACCGCGCTCGGTATCGCCATCGAGACGAAGTTCCAGGGACTGGAATCGCCGGGAAAGCTCAAACTCGCCGTATCCGGTTGCCCCCGGAACTGCGCAGAGTCGTTGTGCAAGGACGTCGGCGTGGTGGCCATCGACGGCGGGCGGTGGGAGATCTACATCGGCGGCGCCGCCGGGGCCCACATCCGCAAGGGTGACCTGCTGGCCACGGTGGACGACCCGGCGGTCGTCATGACGTTGGTCGGGCGGTTCATGCAGTACTACCGGCAGAACGCGAAGTGGCTGGAGCGCACGTACGCCTTCGTCCCGCGGATCGGGCTGGATCGGATCCGGGCCATCGTGGTCGACGACAGCGACGGCATCGCCGCCGATCTCGATGCCGGCATCGAGGAAGCCGTTGCCGCCTACCGCGATCCGTGGAAGGAGGGAGGCGAGCCGGCCAGTGCCGGGCAGTTCCGGACCTCCCTTCCGCTCGAGGTCCTGCCCCGGGTGCCGGTCCGATGA
- a CDS encoding MFS transporter: MSSTTDTTETTTTRPDGRRTGRRWITDWRPEDPAFWDNGGAGVARRNLIFSVLSEHVGFSVWSLWSVLVLFLGPAYHIDPAGKFLLTAVPTLVGAVLRLPYTFAVARFGGRNFTIFSALLLLLPTLFIAVVLEPGVSYSTLIVAAAVAGVGGGNFASSMTNINSFYPQRLKGWALGLNAGGGNLGVAVVQLVGLLVLATAGAAHPKVLVAIYIPLIVLVALGSALTMDNLAVASNAQGAMRRVCRDRHTWIIALLYIGTFGSFIGFGFAFGQVLQVQFKGTFSTPVKAAYLTFLGPLLGSLVRPYGGRLADRFGGARVSFYNFIAMALGAGLVLFAAIGKSLPLYLVGFVLLFIFSGLGNGSVYKMIPAIFKAKAATRIAGGADFEIEAAESQRLSGALIGVAGAIGALGGVLVNLAFRQSFLSTGSANAAYVAFIVFYAICCAVTYAVYVRRGPRTLEGV, encoded by the coding sequence ATGAGTTCCACCACCGACACCACCGAAACGACCACGACCCGGCCGGACGGCCGGAGGACAGGGCGTCGCTGGATCACCGACTGGCGGCCGGAGGACCCGGCCTTCTGGGACAACGGGGGAGCCGGCGTCGCCCGGCGGAACCTGATCTTCTCCGTGCTGTCGGAGCACGTCGGCTTCTCGGTGTGGAGCCTGTGGTCGGTGCTGGTGCTGTTCCTCGGCCCGGCGTACCACATCGACCCGGCCGGAAAGTTCCTGCTGACCGCAGTGCCGACGCTGGTCGGAGCAGTGCTGCGGCTGCCCTACACGTTCGCCGTGGCCCGGTTCGGCGGACGCAACTTCACCATCTTCAGCGCCCTGCTCCTGCTGTTGCCGACGCTGTTCATCGCGGTCGTCCTGGAACCCGGGGTGTCGTACTCGACGCTGATCGTGGCGGCCGCGGTGGCCGGGGTCGGCGGCGGCAACTTCGCATCGTCGATGACCAACATCAATTCGTTCTACCCGCAGCGGCTCAAGGGATGGGCGCTCGGGCTGAACGCCGGCGGCGGAAACCTGGGAGTGGCCGTCGTCCAGCTCGTCGGGCTGCTGGTGCTGGCCACGGCCGGGGCCGCCCACCCGAAGGTGTTGGTGGCGATCTACATCCCGCTGATCGTGCTGGTCGCCCTCGGTTCCGCCCTGACCATGGACAACCTGGCGGTGGCGTCGAACGCGCAGGGCGCCATGCGGCGGGTCTGTCGCGACCGGCACACCTGGATCATCGCCCTGCTCTACATCGGCACCTTCGGATCGTTCATCGGGTTCGGCTTCGCCTTCGGGCAGGTGCTGCAGGTGCAGTTCAAGGGGACGTTCTCGACGCCGGTCAAGGCGGCCTACCTGACGTTCCTCGGACCGCTGCTCGGCTCGCTCGTCCGGCCCTACGGCGGCCGGCTGGCCGATCGGTTCGGCGGCGCCCGGGTCTCCTTCTACAACTTCATCGCCATGGCCCTCGGAGCCGGCCTCGTGCTGTTCGCGGCGATCGGGAAGTCGCTGCCGCTGTACCTGGTCGGGTTCGTACTCCTGTTCATCTTCTCCGGCCTCGGCAACGGCTCGGTCTACAAGATGATCCCGGCGATCTTCAAGGCCAAGGCGGCGACCCGGATCGCGGGCGGGGCCGACTTCGAGATCGAGGCCGCGGAGTCGCAACGTCTGTCCGGTGCCCTCATCGGGGTCGCCGGTGCCATCGGTGCGTTGGGTGGCGTGCTGGTCAACCTCGCCTTCCGGCAGTCGTTCCTGTCCACCGGGTCGGCCAACGCCGCCTACGTCGCGTTCATCGTCTTCTACGCGATCTGTTGCGCCGTGACCTACGCGGTCTACGTCCGCCGCGGTCCGCGGACCCTCGAAGGAGTCTGA
- a CDS encoding uroporphyrinogen-III synthase yields the protein MDNDERTPDVGPLAGFTIGITAARRREEFGAALERRGATVMYGPAIQIVQVEDDEALRDTTLDCLAHPPDVVVATTGIGFRGWIEAADGWGLGDALLDCLGRAVLLARGPKARGAMRAAGLSGEWSPASESSTEVLERLLEMDLQGRRVAIQQHGEPLPDVAEALAAAGATVIEVQVYRWRPPTDPAPLERLCRAVVDRTVDAVTFTSAPAAASYLLCARGLGLEAELIEAMQRDVMAIAVGPVTAAPLDRSGVPVIQPERARLGALVRETADQLPRRLSKQLAAAGRQLQVRGQGVVVDGRYVALPPTGMALLHKLTEHPGQVVKRADLVSLLPGTSADEHAVEVAIARLRTALGNPKIIQTLVKRGYRIAYDPTFTDDNRY from the coding sequence GTGGACAACGACGAACGCACCCCTGACGTGGGCCCGTTGGCCGGCTTCACCATCGGTATCACGGCCGCCCGCCGCCGCGAGGAGTTCGGTGCCGCCCTTGAGCGCCGCGGGGCCACGGTGATGTACGGCCCGGCCATCCAGATCGTCCAGGTGGAGGACGACGAGGCGCTCCGCGACACGACCCTGGACTGTCTGGCCCACCCGCCGGACGTGGTGGTGGCCACCACCGGGATCGGATTCCGGGGCTGGATCGAGGCCGCCGACGGCTGGGGGCTCGGCGACGCCCTGCTGGACTGCCTCGGCCGCGCCGTCCTTCTGGCCCGGGGCCCGAAGGCCCGCGGGGCGATGCGGGCCGCCGGGCTGTCCGGAGAGTGGTCACCGGCCTCGGAGTCGTCGACCGAGGTGCTGGAACGACTGCTCGAGATGGACCTGCAGGGCCGGCGGGTGGCGATCCAGCAGCACGGCGAACCGCTGCCCGACGTCGCCGAGGCGCTGGCCGCGGCCGGGGCGACGGTGATCGAGGTGCAGGTCTACCGCTGGCGGCCACCGACCGACCCGGCGCCCCTGGAGCGCCTGTGCCGGGCCGTCGTCGATCGCACCGTCGACGCGGTCACCTTCACCAGCGCGCCGGCCGCGGCGTCGTACCTGCTCTGTGCGCGGGGGTTGGGCCTGGAGGCCGAGCTCATCGAGGCCATGCAGCGGGACGTCATGGCCATCGCGGTCGGTCCGGTCACCGCCGCCCCGCTGGACCGGTCCGGCGTTCCGGTGATCCAGCCGGAACGGGCCCGGCTCGGCGCTCTGGTGCGGGAGACGGCCGATCAGTTGCCGCGGCGCCTGTCCAAGCAGCTGGCGGCGGCCGGGCGCCAGCTCCAGGTGCGGGGGCAGGGCGTGGTGGTCGACGGCCGGTACGTGGCCCTGCCACCCACCGGAATGGCCCTGCTCCACAAGCTCACCGAACATCCGGGGCAGGTCGTCAAGCGGGCCGATCTGGTCAGCCTGCTGCCGGGGACCAGCGCCGACGAGCATGCGGTCGAGGTCGCCATCGCCCGCCTCCGCACGGCGCTGGGCAACCCGAAGATCATCCAGACCCTGGTCAAGCGGGGCTACCGGATCGCCTACGACCCCACCTTCACCGACGACAACCGCTACTGA
- a CDS encoding precorrin-2 dehydrogenase/sirohydrochlorin ferrochelatase family protein, giving the protein MDEPELLPLHLALSGRRVLVVGGGAVAARKVMTCLRSGADVVVVAPSVGQQLAGLAAAGRIRWRRRPFRRGDLRSAWLVYTATGVPDVDARVGRGAERRRLLCIRADDGRAGTARSAAVLRHQGLLIGISSADRPDPARLVRVRDALARELDGVRT; this is encoded by the coding sequence ATGGACGAGCCCGAGCTGCTGCCCCTGCATCTGGCGTTGTCCGGGCGCCGGGTGCTCGTGGTCGGCGGGGGAGCGGTGGCGGCGCGGAAGGTGATGACCTGCCTGCGCTCGGGAGCCGACGTCGTGGTGGTGGCGCCGTCGGTCGGGCAGCAGCTGGCCGGGCTGGCCGCCGCCGGCCGGATCCGGTGGCGGCGTCGCCCGTTCCGCCGCGGTGATCTGCGATCGGCCTGGTTGGTGTACACCGCCACCGGAGTGCCGGACGTGGACGCGCGGGTGGGGCGGGGGGCCGAGCGTCGACGACTGCTGTGCATCCGGGCCGACGACGGCCGGGCCGGAACCGCCCGGTCGGCGGCGGTACTGCGCCACCAGGGCCTGCTGATCGGGATCTCGAGCGCCGACCGGCCCGATCCCGCCCGGCTGGTCCGGGTGCGGGACGCCCTGGCCCGGGAACTGGACGGCGTCAGAACCTGA
- a CDS encoding DUF952 domain-containing protein, whose amino-acid sequence MIYHLAYASDWDAALTVGSYRISGRGMTLESEGFLHFAYADQLAGVAERYWRDPEEPVVLLTVDPDLVGLPVVAENTSGGTTAFPHVYGPLPVAAVVRVDPVAVTDGGELVLPEL is encoded by the coding sequence GTGATCTACCACCTGGCCTATGCCTCGGACTGGGATGCGGCGCTGACCGTCGGGTCGTACCGCATTTCCGGCCGGGGCATGACGTTGGAGTCCGAGGGGTTCCTGCACTTCGCCTACGCCGACCAGCTGGCCGGCGTGGCGGAGCGGTACTGGCGCGATCCGGAGGAGCCGGTGGTGCTGCTGACGGTGGATCCGGATCTGGTCGGGCTGCCGGTGGTCGCCGAGAACACCTCCGGCGGTACCACCGCGTTCCCGCACGTCTACGGGCCCCTTCCGGTCGCGGCCGTGGTCCGGGTGGACCCGGTCGCGGTGACCGACGGCGGCGAACTGGTGCTCCCCGAGCTCTGA
- a CDS encoding molybdopterin oxidoreductase family protein translates to MSATRTHCPYCSMQCGVSVNLPRTGPRAATIEPQEDFPTNRGGLCSKGWTATSLLDHPDRLLTPLVRSVPGDRTSALVPATWPEAIGVIVTAIEAAQGHGRDAVGCFGGGGLTNEKAYQLGKFARVALRSAAIDYNGRFCMSSSATAGNRAFGIDRGLPFPLSDIAEAKAVLLVGGNPADTMPPAMQYFDAGRAAGAVHIVVDPRLTSTAAGAALHLAPRPGTDLALANGLLHIAIRDGVIDHDYIAERTSGFDQAAAAVSSFWPDRVERITGVPVAQLRQVVAHLAAAESAMILTARGTEQHRNGTDTAQAWINLALALGLPGRPASGYGTITGQGNGQGGREHGQKADQLPGYRKLDDPAARAHVAAVWGVDPEELPQPGLSAFEMIDRLGTAGGVRALLVFASNIVVSAPDANRVAARLAALDFLMVSDIFLSETAAMADVVLPTAQWAEEEGTMTNLEGRVLHRRRALPPPPGVLDDLQALTAIASGLGRGQYFSDDPRTVFDELRRASAGGIADYAGITYERIDDEQGVFWPCPSTDHPGTPRLFADAFGTPDGRARFLPTEYAEPSEVPSRAFPFVLTTGRTMAQYQSGNQTRRIRALTHTGPTVQMHPDLARRIGVGADDIVAVLTRRGRAHFRAQVDEKIRRDTLFVPFHWGGASSANALTEAALDPHSRMPAFKVCAANAERIGGADDDHLLTTRPAALPNRPIVLPTPADPQPEDNTMASKNRFLQGVFRFQGAGLDQPMPLDPSLTYVVPDGARAQALYFRGGNSADELITLVLMKDGAPVRYFPIGAKGDVHVPLRVVEDIESSSAVELRLAAADGVSGTVVIDLGLVEI, encoded by the coding sequence ATGTCCGCCACCCGCACCCATTGCCCGTACTGCTCTATGCAGTGCGGCGTGTCGGTGAACCTCCCGAGGACGGGCCCGCGGGCGGCGACCATCGAGCCGCAGGAGGACTTCCCGACCAATCGGGGCGGCCTGTGTTCCAAGGGCTGGACGGCGACCAGCCTGCTCGACCACCCGGATCGGTTGCTGACCCCGTTGGTCCGGTCCGTCCCGGGTGACCGCACCAGCGCCCTGGTGCCGGCCACCTGGCCGGAGGCCATCGGCGTCATCGTCACCGCCATCGAAGCGGCCCAGGGACACGGCCGGGACGCGGTCGGATGCTTCGGCGGCGGGGGCCTGACCAACGAGAAGGCCTACCAGCTGGGCAAGTTCGCCCGGGTCGCCCTGCGGAGTGCGGCCATCGACTACAACGGCCGGTTCTGCATGTCGTCGTCGGCCACGGCCGGGAACCGGGCCTTCGGCATCGACCGGGGGCTGCCGTTCCCGTTGTCCGACATCGCCGAGGCGAAGGCCGTCCTGCTGGTCGGGGGCAATCCGGCCGACACCATGCCGCCGGCCATGCAGTACTTCGACGCGGGCCGCGCGGCCGGGGCCGTGCACATCGTGGTCGATCCGCGACTGACGTCCACCGCCGCCGGCGCGGCGCTGCATCTCGCGCCCCGTCCGGGCACGGACCTGGCGCTGGCCAACGGCCTGCTGCACATCGCCATCCGGGACGGGGTGATCGATCACGACTACATCGCCGAGCGCACCAGCGGCTTCGACCAGGCCGCGGCCGCCGTCTCGTCCTTCTGGCCGGACCGGGTCGAGCGGATCACCGGCGTGCCGGTGGCGCAGCTCCGCCAGGTCGTCGCCCACCTGGCCGCGGCCGAGTCGGCGATGATCCTGACCGCTCGCGGCACCGAGCAGCACCGCAACGGCACCGACACCGCTCAGGCCTGGATCAACCTGGCCCTGGCCCTCGGGCTGCCCGGTCGGCCGGCCTCGGGCTACGGCACGATCACCGGCCAGGGCAACGGGCAGGGTGGCCGCGAGCACGGGCAGAAGGCCGATCAGCTGCCCGGCTACCGGAAGCTGGACGACCCGGCGGCCCGGGCCCACGTCGCCGCCGTCTGGGGCGTCGATCCCGAGGAACTGCCGCAGCCCGGGCTGTCGGCCTTCGAGATGATCGACCGCCTCGGCACCGCCGGCGGGGTGCGGGCGCTGCTGGTGTTCGCCTCCAACATCGTTGTCTCGGCCCCCGACGCCAACCGGGTCGCCGCTCGCCTCGCGGCGCTGGATTTCCTGATGGTGTCCGACATCTTCCTGTCCGAGACCGCGGCCATGGCCGACGTCGTGCTGCCGACCGCCCAGTGGGCCGAGGAGGAGGGCACCATGACGAACCTGGAGGGTCGGGTGCTGCACCGGCGGCGGGCGCTGCCGCCGCCCCCCGGGGTCCTGGACGATCTGCAGGCCCTCACCGCGATCGCGTCCGGACTCGGCCGGGGACAGTACTTCTCGGACGATCCGCGGACCGTCTTCGACGAGTTGCGGCGGGCCAGCGCCGGTGGGATCGCCGACTACGCCGGGATCACCTACGAGCGGATCGACGACGAGCAGGGGGTCTTCTGGCCCTGTCCGAGCACTGATCATCCGGGCACGCCGCGGCTCTTCGCGGACGCGTTCGGCACGCCGGACGGTCGCGCCCGGTTCCTGCCCACCGAGTACGCCGAGCCGTCCGAGGTGCCCAGCCGCGCGTTCCCCTTCGTGCTGACCACCGGCCGCACCATGGCCCAGTACCAGAGCGGTAACCAGACCCGCCGGATCCGGGCCCTGACCCACACCGGGCCGACCGTGCAGATGCACCCGGACCTGGCGCGGCGGATCGGGGTCGGTGCCGACGACATCGTGGCCGTGCTGACCCGCCGGGGGAGGGCCCACTTCCGGGCCCAGGTGGACGAGAAGATCCGCCGGGACACGCTTTTCGTGCCGTTCCACTGGGGCGGTGCGTCGAGCGCGAACGCCCTGACCGAGGCCGCCCTCGATCCGCACTCCCGGATGCCCGCGTTCAAGGTCTGCGCCGCCAATGCCGAACGCATCGGCGGCGCGGACGACGACCACCTGCTCACCACCCGCCCGGCCGCCCTCCCGAACCGACCGATCGTCCTGCCCACACCGGCCGACCCACAACCCGAGGACAACACCATGGCCAGCAAGAACCGTTTCCTGCAAGGCGTCTTCCGATTCCAGGGAGCCGGCCTCGACCAGCCGATGCCGCTCGATCCGAGCCTGACCTACGTGGTCCCGGACGGCGCCCGGGCCCAGGCCCTCTACTTCCGCGGCGGCAACAGTGCCGACGAGCTGATCACCCTGGTGCTGATGAAGGACGGCGCCCCCGTGCGCTACTTCCCGATCGGCGCCAAGGGGGATGTGCACGTACCGCTCCGGGTGGTCGAGGACATCGAGTCCTCCTCGGCCGTCGAGCTTCGGCTGGCCGCAGCCGACGGGGTGAGCGGGACGGTCGTCATCGACCTCGGGTTGGTGGAGATCTGA
- a CDS encoding Rieske (2Fe-2S) protein: MSTLGLGSVEQIPVGEGRAFDVQGRQVAVFRLRDGRVRALSAVCPHRGGPIADGQIDGAVVLCPLHLNAFELDTGCSTTGQADLDSWAVTVDDGQLMIHPTPKERDR; this comes from the coding sequence ATGAGCACCCTTGGTCTCGGGTCGGTCGAGCAGATTCCCGTCGGGGAGGGGCGCGCGTTCGACGTGCAGGGTCGGCAGGTCGCCGTCTTCCGGCTGCGGGACGGGCGCGTGCGGGCACTGTCGGCCGTCTGCCCGCACCGCGGCGGCCCCATCGCCGACGGCCAGATCGACGGGGCCGTCGTGCTGTGCCCGTTGCATCTCAACGCGTTCGAACTCGACACCGGATGTTCGACCACCGGCCAGGCCGATCTGGACAGCTGGGCCGTGACCGTCGACGACGGCCAACTCATGATCCACCCGACACCGAAGGAGAGGGACCGATGA
- a CDS encoding GNAT family N-acetyltransferase produces MTFLQPVTLAGDLVTLEPLAPAHVDGLAAAAADGELWNLWYTSVPHSEDMGAEIARRLDLQAEGVMLPFTARRNDTGAIIGMTTFMNVDAANRRVEIGSTWNAASAQRTGTNTESKLLLLHHAFDTLDCIAVEFRTHWLNQQSRAAIARLGAKQDGVLRSHSIARDGTLRDTLVFSIIAVEWPAIRSELRRRLAAHR; encoded by the coding sequence ATGACCTTCCTGCAGCCGGTCACTCTCGCCGGCGACCTCGTCACCCTCGAACCCCTGGCCCCGGCCCACGTCGACGGCCTGGCCGCCGCCGCCGCTGACGGCGAGCTGTGGAACCTCTGGTACACCTCGGTTCCCCACTCGGAGGACATGGGCGCCGAGATCGCGCGGCGGCTGGATCTGCAGGCCGAAGGGGTGATGCTGCCGTTCACCGCCCGCCGCAACGACACCGGTGCGATCATCGGCATGACCACCTTCATGAACGTCGATGCCGCCAACCGGCGGGTGGAGATCGGGTCGACCTGGAATGCGGCTTCGGCCCAGCGGACCGGCACCAACACCGAGAGCAAGCTGCTGCTGCTGCACCACGCGTTCGACACGCTGGACTGCATCGCCGTCGAGTTCCGCACCCATTGGCTCAACCAGCAGTCCCGGGCGGCCATCGCCCGGCTCGGGGCGAAACAGGACGGAGTGCTGCGCAGCCACAGCATCGCCCGCGACGGGACGCTGCGGGACACCCTGGTCTTCTCGATCATCGCCGTCGAGTGGCCGGCCATCCGCAGCGAGTTGCGGCGCCGGCTGGCCGCGCACCGCTGA